One stretch of Pseudomonas sp. NC02 DNA includes these proteins:
- a CDS encoding transposase, translating to MGRSRYTITEPEKPHFLTCTVMEWTPLFTRDYLVGHLLNCWRYQQTHEHFNLYGYVVLENHLHFVAQAPDLGKCVSQFKSFTARTIIDDLQKRGAERVLQRLRFSKRAHKTDRIYQLWQEGSHAELVYSEAVMRQKLDYIHHNPVKRGYVDLAEHWRYSSARNYAGQDGLIEIQRWA from the coding sequence ATGGGCAGAAGCCGCTACACCATTACCGAACCTGAAAAACCACACTTCCTGACATGCACTGTCATGGAATGGACACCGCTATTTACCCGCGACTACCTTGTCGGCCACCTATTGAATTGCTGGCGATATCAACAAACCCACGAACATTTCAATCTCTACGGCTACGTCGTTCTCGAAAACCATCTGCACTTCGTCGCTCAAGCACCTGACCTGGGTAAATGTGTCAGCCAGTTCAAATCCTTCACCGCTCGAACCATCATTGACGACCTGCAGAAACGAGGAGCGGAGCGAGTGTTGCAGCGTTTGCGTTTCAGCAAACGGGCGCATAAAACGGACCGGATTTATCAGCTATGGCAAGAGGGGTCACACGCCGAGTTGGTGTACAGCGAAGCGGTGATGCGCCAAAAGCTTGATTACATTCACCACAACCCTGTGAAGCGTGGTTATGTGGATTTGGCCGAGCACTGGCGGTATTCCAGCGCCCGCAACTATGCAGGACAGGATGGCCTGATTGAAATTCAGCGCTGGGCCTGA
- the gbcB gene encoding glycine-betaine demethylase subunit GbcB, translating to MSNSFLNPVTTQTWANGRHIVRCVKVIQETWDVRTFCFMADQPILFFFKPGQFVTLELEIDGQPIMRSYTISSSPSVPYSFSVTIKRVPGGKVSNWLHDTLHEGQELAVHGPVGLFNAIDFPSPKVLYLSGGVGITPVMSMARWFYDTNANVDMTFIHSARSPKDIIYHRELEHMASRIDNFSLHLICEKHGLGEPWAGYRGYLNHKMLELMVPDFLEREVFCCGPTPYMNAVKRLLEAAGFDMARYHEESFGATPPEARADAVEQAEQAADAPEIDLADLHQVEFIASGKSIRVAPGETVHAAAAKLGLLIPKACGMGICGTCKVLKLGGEVEMDHNGGITEEDEAEGYILSCCSVPKGDVRIEF from the coding sequence ATGTCCAACAGCTTCCTGAACCCGGTAACAACCCAGACCTGGGCCAATGGTCGGCACATCGTCCGTTGCGTCAAAGTCATCCAGGAAACCTGGGACGTGCGCACCTTCTGCTTTATGGCCGACCAGCCGATCCTGTTCTTTTTCAAGCCCGGGCAGTTCGTCACCCTGGAGCTGGAAATCGACGGCCAGCCGATCATGCGTTCGTACACTATTTCCAGTTCGCCGTCGGTGCCTTACAGCTTTTCGGTGACCATCAAGCGCGTGCCGGGCGGCAAGGTGTCCAACTGGTTGCATGACACGCTGCACGAAGGCCAGGAGCTGGCGGTGCACGGGCCGGTGGGGCTGTTCAATGCCATCGACTTCCCGAGCCCGAAAGTGCTGTACCTCAGTGGTGGTGTCGGTATTACCCCGGTGATGTCCATGGCGCGCTGGTTCTACGACACCAACGCCAACGTCGACATGACGTTTATCCACAGCGCCCGCTCGCCAAAGGACATCATTTACCACCGCGAGCTGGAGCATATGGCGTCGCGGATTGATAACTTCAGCCTGCACCTGATTTGCGAGAAACACGGCCTGGGTGAACCCTGGGCCGGTTATCGCGGTTACCTCAACCACAAGATGCTCGAACTGATGGTGCCGGACTTCCTGGAGCGGGAAGTCTTCTGTTGCGGCCCGACGCCTTACATGAACGCGGTAAAGCGCCTGCTGGAAGCCGCCGGCTTCGACATGGCGCGTTATCACGAAGAATCCTTCGGCGCGACGCCACCGGAAGCCCGGGCCGACGCGGTGGAACAAGCCGAACAAGCGGCGGATGCACCGGAGATCGACCTGGCGGACCTGCACCAGGTGGAATTCATTGCCTCCGGCAAGAGCATCCGCGTGGCACCGGGCGAGACCGTGCACGCAGCGGCGGCCAAGCTTGGCCTGCTGATTCCGAAAGCTTGCGGCATGGGGATCTGTGGGACGTGCAAGGTGCTGAAGCTGGGCGGGGAGGTCGAGATGGACCACAACGGCGGGATCACCGAGGAAGACGAAGCCGAGGGTTACATCCTGTCGTGCTGCAGCGTGCCGAAGGGTGATGTGCGCATCGAGTTCTAA
- the gbcA gene encoding glycine-betaine demethylase subunit GbcA, whose protein sequence is MDVTATLSLGDPLEPARKATAQMLQERERTFSLPQPFYSDERLFDIDMQEIFQKEWLIAGMTCEIPAKGNYITLQVGKNPIIVIRGADGVVHAFHNVCRHRGSRLCTSDKGKVAKLVCHYHQWTYELDGRLLFAGTEMGADFDMKQYGLKPVNVKTAGGYIFISLSENPPAIDDFLSTLSHYMEPYDMENTKVAIQTTLFEKANWKLVLENNRECYHCNASHPELLKTLLEWDDVTDPRADQAFKDHVAASAAAWDAEKIPYAHASFGLRNRIVRMPLLKGTVSMTLDGKQGCNKLMGRIKNPDLGSMRILHLPHSWNHCMGDHIIVFTVWPISAQETMVTTKWIVHKDAVEGVDYDVERMRKVWDATNDQDRRLAEENQRGINSTAYQPGPYSKTYEFGVVNFVDWYSERMLSNLGAAPAPYLKGVAVHE, encoded by the coding sequence ATGGACGTCACCGCAACCTTAAGCTTGGGCGATCCGCTGGAACCCGCACGCAAGGCCACTGCGCAAATGCTGCAAGAACGCGAGCGGACCTTTTCGCTGCCGCAGCCGTTTTACTCTGATGAACGGCTGTTCGATATCGACATGCAGGAAATTTTCCAGAAAGAGTGGTTGATCGCCGGCATGACCTGCGAGATCCCCGCCAAGGGCAACTACATCACCCTGCAAGTGGGCAAGAACCCGATCATCGTGATCCGTGGCGCCGATGGTGTGGTGCACGCATTCCATAACGTGTGTCGCCACCGCGGTTCGCGCTTGTGCACCAGCGACAAGGGCAAGGTCGCCAAGCTGGTGTGCCATTACCACCAGTGGACGTATGAACTGGACGGCCGCCTGCTGTTCGCCGGTACCGAAATGGGCGCCGACTTCGACATGAAGCAATACGGCCTCAAGCCGGTGAATGTGAAGACCGCCGGTGGCTACATCTTTATCAGCCTGTCGGAGAACCCGCCGGCCATCGACGACTTCCTGTCGACCTTGAGCCACTACATGGAACCCTACGACATGGAGAACACCAAGGTGGCGATCCAGACCACCTTGTTTGAAAAAGCCAACTGGAAGCTGGTGCTGGAAAACAACCGCGAGTGCTACCACTGCAACGCGTCGCACCCGGAACTGTTGAAAACCCTGCTGGAATGGGACGACGTTACCGACCCGCGGGCCGACCAGGCCTTCAAGGACCACGTGGCCGCCTCCGCCGCCGCCTGGGATGCCGAAAAGATCCCTTATGCCCACGCCAGCTTCGGCCTGCGTAACCGCATCGTGCGCATGCCGCTGCTCAAGGGCACCGTGTCGATGACCCTCGACGGCAAGCAAGGCTGCAACAAGCTGATGGGCCGCATCAAGAACCCGGACCTGGGCTCGATGCGCATCCTGCACCTGCCACACTCGTGGAACCACTGCATGGGCGACCACATCATTGTGTTCACCGTGTGGCCGATCAGTGCCCAGGAAACCATGGTCACCACCAAGTGGATCGTGCACAAGGACGCCGTGGAGGGTGTGGACTACGACGTCGAGCGCATGCGCAAAGTGTGGGACGCCACCAACGACCAGGACCGTCGCCTGGCCGAAGAGAACCAGCGCGGCATCAACTCCACCGCGTATCAGCCAGGTCCGTACTCCAAGACCTATGAGTTTGGCGTGGTGAACTTTGTGGACTGGTACAGCGAGCGGATGCTGAGCAACTTGGGGGCGGCGCCAGCGCCGTATCTGAAAGGCGTCGCCGTACACGAGTAA
- a CDS encoding electron transfer flavoprotein subunit beta, protein MTTNVISLVSIGAHPTSGRPRRAEQDARAVELGLQLAGDNLQVLHAGDIGEPTLRAYLGMGLPQLHVLEQPAGADALPVLGDYLRDAGAQVVLTGSQAETGEGSGMLPFLLAEQLGWPLIVGLAQVESIEGGVAHVLQALPRGQRRRLKVRLPFMATVDNAAPKPRQSAYGPAQRGELTAHDVEVLEDELFTGAVLQPAKPRPKRLKVIKAKSGADRMKAATAKASGGGGQVLKGVSPEAGAEAILKLLIEEGVVR, encoded by the coding sequence ATGACGACGAATGTAATCAGCCTGGTGTCCATCGGTGCCCACCCGACTTCCGGCCGTCCACGCCGGGCCGAGCAAGACGCGCGCGCAGTGGAACTGGGCCTGCAACTGGCTGGGGATAACCTGCAAGTGCTGCACGCCGGCGACATCGGCGAACCCACCCTGCGCGCTTACCTGGGCATGGGCTTGCCGCAGTTGCACGTGCTTGAACAACCGGCCGGGGCAGACGCCTTGCCGGTGCTCGGCGACTATCTGCGGGACGCGGGCGCCCAAGTGGTGCTCACCGGCAGCCAGGCGGAAACCGGCGAAGGCTCGGGCATGTTGCCGTTCCTGCTGGCCGAGCAACTGGGTTGGCCGCTGATTGTCGGCCTGGCCCAGGTGGAATCCATCGAAGGCGGCGTGGCCCATGTGCTGCAGGCCTTGCCTCGCGGCCAACGGCGGCGGCTGAAGGTGCGCCTGCCGTTTATGGCCACGGTGGATAACGCGGCGCCCAAGCCACGGCAAAGCGCCTACGGCCCGGCGCAACGCGGTGAGCTGACGGCCCATGACGTCGAGGTGTTGGAGGATGAGTTATTCACAGGCGCTGTATTGCAGCCGGCCAAGCCTCGGCCCAAGCGGCTCAAGGTGATCAAGGCCAAAAGCGGTGCCGACCGGATGAAGGCCGCAACGGCCAAGGCCAGCGGCGGCGGTGGGCAGGTGCTCAAGGGCGTGAGTCCGGAAGCGGGCGCTGAAGCCATTCTTAAATTGCTTATAGAAGAAGGTGTAGTGCGCTGA
- a CDS encoding electron transfer flavoprotein subunit alpha/FixB family protein produces MSDIIRRDPRAEWIARNRLHPLHAAMQPVQHSWMGPNGVIRKNVHGVGFIGPNGIKRIDRSGAQQGGAAKRTAAVEVQLPLYQVRAPAFYINVVPDMVGGRLSSHDRDLLGLARQLAGDDGAVLAVVFGEHKENAFATAGVDRLLVLDGHEFDGYSPEQRVHGLRAVDNQFNPRHWLLPDSRSGGGELGRRFAASLKERPATRVWQIKGQECIGRAGAGQEDLARPLPRMILAAAECADPVSETRHEVLSVELSTSLARSLARIEDLGAVAVDPGAIPMAEAEFIFSGGNGVKDWALFHQTAAALGATEGASRVAVDDGFMARDRQVGASGTWVTARVYVAVGISGAIQHLQGIGACDKVVAINLDPGCDMIKRADLSVIGESAAILQALIVAVEAYRHGAKRDAA; encoded by the coding sequence ATGAGCGACATTATCCGCCGCGACCCACGGGCCGAATGGATCGCCCGTAACCGCCTGCACCCGCTGCACGCGGCGATGCAGCCGGTGCAACACAGCTGGATGGGGCCCAATGGGGTCATCCGCAAGAACGTGCACGGTGTCGGTTTTATCGGCCCCAACGGCATCAAGCGTATTGACCGCAGCGGCGCCCAGCAGGGCGGCGCGGCCAAGCGTACGGCAGCGGTGGAAGTGCAGTTGCCGCTGTATCAGGTACGGGCGCCCGCTTTCTACATCAACGTGGTGCCGGACATGGTCGGCGGCCGCCTGAGCAGCCACGACCGCGACTTGCTGGGCCTGGCCCGGCAACTGGCCGGCGACGACGGTGCGGTATTGGCCGTGGTGTTCGGCGAACACAAGGAAAACGCCTTCGCCACTGCCGGTGTGGATCGGCTGCTGGTGTTGGACGGGCATGAATTCGACGGTTATTCACCGGAGCAACGGGTTCACGGCCTGCGGGCTGTGGATAACCAGTTCAACCCGCGCCACTGGTTGCTGCCGGACAGCCGCAGCGGCGGTGGTGAATTGGGGCGGCGTTTTGCCGCGAGCCTCAAGGAGCGCCCGGCCACGCGGGTCTGGCAGATCAAGGGCCAGGAATGTATTGGCCGTGCAGGCGCGGGTCAGGAGGATCTTGCCCGGCCACTGCCACGGATGATCCTGGCTGCGGCGGAGTGCGCCGATCCCGTCAGCGAAACCCGTCACGAAGTGCTGTCGGTGGAGTTATCCACAAGCCTGGCCCGCAGCCTTGCGCGTATCGAAGATTTGGGCGCGGTGGCCGTGGACCCGGGGGCAATTCCCATGGCCGAAGCCGAGTTCATCTTCTCGGGCGGCAACGGGGTCAAGGACTGGGCACTGTTCCACCAGACCGCTGCCGCGTTGGGCGCCACCGAAGGTGCTTCGCGGGTGGCGGTGGATGACGGCTTCATGGCCCGGGATCGCCAGGTCGGCGCCAGCGGTACCTGGGTCACCGCGCGGGTTTACGTGGCGGTGGGGATTTCCGGGGCGATCCAGCACCTTCAAGGCATTGGTGCCTGCGACAAGGTGGTGGCGATCAACCTCGACCCGGGCTGCGACATGATCAAGCGTGCCGACCTGTCGGTGATCGGCGAAAGCGCCGCGATACTGCAAGCCTTGATCGTTGCGGTCGAGGCCTACCGCCACGGCGCCAAGCGCGATGCGGCTTAA
- the dgcB gene encoding dimethylglycine demethylation protein DgcB — MLNTLLPILLFAALGLAVLGALRRVNMWRRGRSSKVDLLGGLLAMPKRYMVDLHHVVARDKYIANTHVATALGFVLSALLAILVHGFGLHNRILGYALLLASVLMFVGATFVYLRRRNPPARLSKGPWMRLPKSLMAFSVSFFLVTLPVAGILPADFGGWLLAALLSLGVLWGVSEMFFGMTWGGPMKHAFAGALHLAWHRRAERFGGGRSTGLKPLDLADKSAPLGVEKPVDFTWNQLLGFDACVQCGKCEAACPAFAAGQPLNPKKLIQDMVVGLAGGTDAKFAGSPYPGKAIGEHAGNPHQPIVNGLVDAETLWSCTTCRACVEECPMMIEHVDAIVDMRRHLTLEKGATPNKGAEVLENLIATDNPGGFAPGGRMNWAADLNLPLLSDKKTVDVLFWVGDGAFDMRNQRTLRSFVKVLKAAKVDFAVLGLEERDSGDVARRLGDEATFQLLAARNIQTLAKYSFKRIVTCDPHSFHVLKNEYGAFGGNYLVQHHSTYMAELIDAGALNLGQHKGNSVTYHDPCYLGRYNGEYEAPRQVLRALGIEVKEMQRSGFRSRCCGGGGGAPITDIPGKQRIPDMRMEDIRETGAELVAVGCPQCTAMLEGVVEPRPLIKDIAELVADALLEDAAPAKAPKREPAEVH, encoded by the coding sequence ATGTTGAACACCCTTCTTCCCATCCTGCTCTTCGCCGCCCTGGGCCTTGCCGTCCTCGGCGCGCTGCGCCGGGTGAACATGTGGCGCCGCGGCCGGTCCTCCAAGGTCGACTTGCTCGGCGGCCTGTTGGCCATGCCCAAGCGCTACATGGTCGACCTGCACCATGTGGTCGCCCGCGACAAATACATCGCCAACACCCACGTCGCCACCGCCCTGGGCTTTGTGCTCTCGGCGCTGCTGGCGATCCTGGTGCACGGTTTCGGCCTGCATAACCGCATCCTCGGCTACGCCTTGCTGTTGGCTTCGGTGCTGATGTTTGTCGGCGCCACCTTCGTCTACCTGCGCCGTCGCAACCCGCCTGCACGCCTGTCGAAAGGCCCGTGGATGCGCCTGCCGAAAAGCCTGATGGCGTTCTCGGTGAGCTTCTTCCTGGTGACCTTGCCGGTGGCCGGGATTCTGCCGGCGGACTTCGGCGGCTGGCTGCTCGCCGCGCTGCTGAGCCTGGGCGTGTTGTGGGGCGTGTCGGAAATGTTCTTCGGCATGACCTGGGGCGGCCCGATGAAACACGCCTTCGCCGGTGCCCTGCACCTGGCCTGGCACCGCCGCGCCGAACGCTTCGGCGGCGGCCGTTCCACCGGTTTGAAACCCCTGGACCTCGCGGATAAAAGCGCGCCCCTGGGCGTGGAAAAACCGGTGGATTTCACCTGGAACCAACTGCTCGGCTTCGACGCCTGCGTGCAGTGCGGCAAGTGCGAAGCCGCGTGCCCGGCGTTCGCCGCCGGCCAGCCGCTGAACCCGAAAAAACTCATCCAGGACATGGTCGTCGGCCTGGCCGGTGGCACCGACGCCAAGTTCGCCGGCAGCCCGTATCCGGGCAAAGCCATCGGCGAACACGCCGGCAACCCGCACCAGCCAATCGTCAATGGTCTGGTGGACGCCGAGACCCTGTGGTCCTGCACCACTTGCCGCGCCTGCGTGGAAGAGTGCCCGATGATGATCGAGCACGTGGACGCCATCGTCGACATGCGCCGCCACCTCACCCTGGAAAAGGGCGCGACCCCGAACAAGGGGGCCGAAGTCCTGGAAAACCTGATCGCCACCGACAACCCCGGCGGTTTTGCGCCGGGCGGGCGGATGAACTGGGCGGCGGATTTGAACCTGCCCTTGCTCAGCGACAAGAAAACCGTCGACGTGCTCTTTTGGGTTGGCGACGGCGCCTTCGACATGCGCAACCAGCGCACCCTGCGCTCGTTCGTCAAAGTGCTGAAAGCCGCCAAGGTCGACTTCGCCGTACTGGGCCTTGAAGAGCGCGACAGCGGCGACGTGGCCCGGCGCCTGGGCGATGAAGCCACTTTCCAGCTGCTGGCCGCACGCAATATCCAGACCCTGGCCAAATACAGCTTCAAGCGCATCGTCACCTGCGACCCCCACAGTTTCCACGTGCTGAAAAACGAATACGGCGCCTTCGGCGGCAACTACCTGGTGCAGCACCACAGCACCTACATGGCCGAACTGATCGACGCCGGCGCCCTGAACCTGGGCCAGCACAAAGGCAACAGCGTGACCTATCACGACCCGTGCTACCTGGGCCGCTACAACGGTGAGTACGAGGCACCGCGCCAAGTGCTGCGGGCGCTGGGGATCGAGGTCAAGGAAATGCAGCGCTCCGGTTTCCGCTCGCGCTGCTGCGGTGGCGGTGGCGGGGCGCCGATCACCGATATTCCCGGCAAGCAGCGGATTCCCGACATGCGCATGGAAGACATCCGCGAGACCGGCGCCGAACTGGTGGCCGTGGGTTGTCCACAGTGCACGGCGATGCTGGAAGGCGTGGTCGAACCGCGTCCCTTGATCAAGGACATTGCCGAACTGGTAGCTGACGCGTTGCTTGAAGACGCGGCACCGGCCAAGGCGCCGAAACGCGAACCTGCGGAGGTGCATTGA
- the dgcA gene encoding dimethylglycine demethylation protein DgcA: protein MAFEAMFAPIQIGKLTIRNRVLSTAHAEVYATDGGMTTDRYVKYYEEKAKGGIGLAICGGSSSVAIDSPQGWWKSVNLADDRIIPHFQNLADAMHKHGAKIMIQITHMGRRSRWDGEHWPTLLSPSGIREPVHRATCKTIEPEEIWRVIGNYATAAARAKAGGLDGVELSAVHQHMIDQFWSPRVNKRTDEWGGSFENRMRFGLEVLKAVRKEVGPDFCVGIRLCGDEFHPDGLSHEDMKQIAKYYDDTGMLDFIGVVGSGCDTHNTLANVIPNMSYPPEPFLHLAAGIKEVVKAPVLHAQNIKDPNQATRILEGGYVDMVGMTRAHIADPHLIAKIKMGQIDQIKQCVGANYCIDRQYQGLDVLCIQNAATSREYMGVPHIIEKSTGPKRKVVVVGAGPAGMEAARVAAERGHDVTLFEKKEFIGGQITTASKAPQRDQIAGITRWFQLELARLNVDLRLGVAADAATILDLRPDVVVLAVGGHPFLEQNEHWGAAEGLVVSSWDVLDGKVLPGKNVLVYDTICEFTGMSVADFLADKGSQVEIVTDDIKPGVAVGGTSFPTYYRSMYPKEVIMTGDMMLEKVYREGDKLVAVLENEYTGAREERVVDQVVVENGVRPDEELYYGLKAGSRNKGQMDIEALFAIKPQPCLSEPGEGYLLFRIGDCVAQRNTHAAIYDALRLCKDF from the coding sequence ATGGCTTTCGAAGCAATGTTTGCGCCGATCCAGATCGGCAAACTGACCATCCGCAACCGCGTGCTCAGTACCGCCCACGCTGAGGTGTATGCCACCGACGGCGGCATGACCACCGACCGCTATGTGAAGTACTACGAAGAGAAAGCCAAGGGCGGGATCGGCCTGGCGATCTGCGGCGGTTCTTCCAGTGTCGCCATCGACAGCCCGCAAGGCTGGTGGAAGTCGGTGAACCTGGCGGATGACCGGATCATCCCGCACTTCCAGAACCTGGCCGACGCCATGCACAAGCATGGCGCCAAGATCATGATCCAGATTACCCACATGGGCCGTCGCTCGCGCTGGGACGGCGAGCATTGGCCCACGCTGCTGTCGCCCTCGGGCATCCGCGAGCCGGTGCACCGCGCCACCTGCAAGACCATCGAGCCTGAAGAAATCTGGCGGGTGATCGGCAACTACGCTACCGCTGCGGCACGGGCCAAGGCCGGTGGCCTGGACGGTGTGGAGCTGTCGGCGGTGCACCAGCACATGATCGACCAGTTCTGGAGCCCTCGGGTCAACAAACGTACTGACGAATGGGGCGGCAGCTTCGAAAACCGCATGCGTTTCGGCCTTGAGGTGTTGAAGGCGGTGCGCAAGGAAGTCGGCCCGGATTTCTGCGTCGGCATCCGTTTGTGCGGCGACGAATTCCATCCGGACGGCCTGTCCCACGAGGACATGAAACAGATCGCCAAGTACTACGACGACACCGGCATGCTCGACTTCATCGGCGTGGTCGGCTCGGGGTGCGACACCCACAACACCCTGGCCAACGTTATCCCGAACATGAGTTATCCACCGGAGCCGTTCCTGCACCTGGCGGCCGGCATCAAGGAAGTGGTCAAGGCCCCGGTGCTGCACGCGCAGAACATCAAGGACCCGAACCAGGCCACGCGCATCCTGGAAGGCGGCTACGTGGACATGGTCGGCATGACCCGCGCCCACATCGCCGACCCGCACCTGATCGCCAAGATCAAGATGGGCCAGATCGACCAGATCAAACAGTGCGTCGGCGCCAACTACTGCATCGACCGCCAGTACCAGGGCCTGGATGTGCTGTGCATCCAGAACGCCGCCACTTCCCGTGAATACATGGGCGTGCCGCACATCATCGAGAAATCCACCGGGCCAAAACGCAAAGTCGTGGTGGTGGGGGCTGGCCCGGCCGGGATGGAAGCGGCGCGGGTGGCTGCCGAACGTGGCCACGACGTGACGCTGTTCGAGAAGAAAGAATTTATCGGCGGGCAAATCACCACTGCATCGAAAGCCCCGCAGCGTGACCAGATTGCCGGGATCACCCGCTGGTTCCAGCTGGAACTGGCGCGCCTGAACGTCGACCTGCGCCTGGGCGTGGCGGCGGACGCGGCAACCATCCTCGACCTGCGCCCGGACGTGGTGGTGCTGGCGGTGGGCGGTCATCCGTTCCTGGAGCAGAACGAACACTGGGGCGCGGCTGAAGGCCTGGTGGTCAGCAGCTGGGACGTGCTCGACGGCAAGGTTCTACCTGGCAAGAACGTGCTGGTGTACGACACCATCTGCGAGTTCACCGGCATGTCGGTGGCCGACTTCCTCGCGGACAAGGGCAGCCAGGTCGAGATCGTCACCGACGACATCAAGCCGGGCGTGGCCGTGGGCGGTACGTCGTTCCCGACGTACTACCGCAGCATGTACCCCAAGGAAGTGATCATGACCGGCGACATGATGCTGGAAAAGGTCTACCGCGAAGGCGACAAGCTGGTGGCGGTGCTGGAGAACGAATACACCGGGGCCAGGGAAGAGCGGGTGGTGGACCAGGTGGTGGTCGAGAACGGCGTGCGTCCGGACGAAGAGCTCTACTACGGGCTCAAGGCAGGCTCGCGCAACAAGGGCCAGATGGACATCGAGGCCCTGTTCGCGATCAAGCCGCAGCCGTGCCTGAGCGAGCCGGGCGAGGGGTACTTGCTGTTCCGCATTGGTGACTGCGTGGCCCAGCGTAATACCCACGCTGCCATCTATGACGCCCTGCGCCTGTGCAAGGATTTCTGA
- a CDS encoding DUF5943 domain-containing protein, with translation MAKIAPQLPIEVDSETGVWTSDALPMLYVPRHFFVNNHMGIEEVLGSEAYAEILYKAGYKSAWHWCEKEAECHGLEGVAVFEHYMKRLSQRGWGLFKIQDIDLDKGTASVKLEHSAFVYVYGKVGRKVDYMFTGWFAGAMDQILEARGSKIRTVAEQVYGGSEEGHDDGLFTVKPL, from the coding sequence ATGGCCAAGATCGCCCCTCAATTGCCTATCGAAGTCGACAGCGAAACCGGTGTCTGGACCTCCGACGCCCTGCCGATGCTGTACGTGCCGCGCCATTTCTTCGTCAATAATCACATGGGGATCGAAGAAGTCCTGGGCAGCGAGGCCTACGCCGAAATCCTCTACAAGGCCGGCTACAAATCCGCCTGGCACTGGTGTGAAAAAGAAGCTGAATGCCATGGCCTGGAAGGCGTCGCAGTGTTCGAGCACTACATGAAGCGCCTGTCGCAGCGCGGCTGGGGCCTGTTCAAGATCCAGGACATCGACCTCGATAAAGGCACGGCCAGCGTCAAGCTCGAGCACTCGGCATTCGTCTACGTGTACGGCAAGGTCGGGCGCAAGGTCGACTACATGTTCACCGGCTGGTTTGCCGGCGCGATGGACCAGATTCTCGAAGCCCGCGGCAGCAAGATCCGCACCGTTGCGGAACAGGTATACGGCGGCTCCGAAGAGGGCCACGACGACGGCCTGTTCACCGTCAAGCCGTTGTAA
- a CDS encoding dipeptidase: MSPAELHADSIVIDGLIIAKWNRDLFEDMRKGGLTAANCTVSVWEGFQATINNIVASQTLIRENSDLVIPVKTTADIRRAKEQGKTGIIFGFQNAHAFEDQLGYVEIFKQLGVGVVQMCYNTQNLVGTGCYERDGGLSGFGREVVAEMNRVGIMCDLSHVGSKTSEEVILESKKPVCYSHCLPSGLKEHPRNKSDEELKFIADHGGFVGVTMFAPFLAKGIDSTIDDYAEAIEYTMNIVGEDAIGIGTDFTQGHGQDFFEMLTHDKGYARRLTSFGKIINPLGIRTVGEFPNLTETLLKRGHPERVVRKIMGENWVNVLKDVWGE; this comes from the coding sequence ATGAGCCCAGCCGAATTGCACGCCGACAGCATCGTTATCGACGGGCTGATCATTGCCAAGTGGAACCGCGACCTGTTCGAAGACATGCGCAAGGGTGGCCTCACCGCTGCCAACTGCACCGTGTCGGTATGGGAAGGGTTCCAGGCCACCATTAACAACATCGTGGCCAGCCAGACCCTGATTCGCGAAAACAGCGACCTGGTGATCCCGGTGAAAACCACCGCCGATATCCGTCGCGCCAAGGAACAGGGCAAGACCGGCATCATCTTCGGCTTCCAGAACGCCCACGCGTTTGAAGACCAGCTCGGCTATGTCGAGATCTTCAAGCAGCTCGGGGTTGGCGTGGTGCAGATGTGCTACAACACCCAGAACCTGGTGGGCACCGGCTGCTATGAGCGCGATGGCGGCCTGTCGGGCTTCGGTCGCGAGGTCGTCGCCGAGATGAACCGCGTCGGCATCATGTGCGACCTGTCACACGTGGGCTCCAAGACCTCCGAAGAAGTCATCCTTGAATCGAAAAAGCCGGTGTGCTACTCCCACTGCCTGCCTTCAGGCCTCAAAGAGCACCCGCGCAACAAGTCCGATGAAGAGCTGAAGTTCATCGCCGACCACGGTGGCTTTGTCGGCGTGACCATGTTCGCGCCGTTCCTGGCCAAGGGCATCGACTCGACCATCGACGACTACGCCGAAGCCATCGAATACACCATGAACATCGTGGGCGAAGACGCCATCGGCATCGGCACCGACTTCACCCAGGGCCATGGCCAGGATTTCTTCGAAATGCTGACCCACGACAAGGGCTACGCCCGCCGCCTGACCAGCTTCGGCAAGATCATCAACCCGCTGGGCATCCGCACCGTGGGCGAGTTCCCGAACCTCACCGAGACCCTGCTCAAGCGCGGCCATCCCGAGCGCGTGGTGCGCAAGATCATGGGCGAAAACTGGGTCAACGTCCTGAAGGACGTCTGGGGCGAATAA